One part of the Sciurus carolinensis chromosome 4, mSciCar1.2, whole genome shotgun sequence genome encodes these proteins:
- the Wnt5b gene encoding protein Wnt-5b isoform X1, whose amino-acid sequence MQEAPLWKLSVPGYWGGLRPTMPSLLLLFTAALLSSWAQLLTDANSWWSLAMNPVQRPEMFIIGAQPVCSQLPGLSPGQRKLCQLYQEHMAYIGEGAKTGIKECQYQFRQRRWNCSTVDNTSVFGRVMQIGSRETAFTYAVSAAGVVNAISRACREGELSTCGCSRTARPKDLPRDWLWGGCGDNVEYGYRFAKEFVDAREREKNFAKGSEEQGRVLMNLQNNEAGRRAVYKMADVACKCHGVSGSCSLKTCWLQLAEFRKVGDQLKEKYDSAAAMRITRKGKLELVNSRFNQPTPEDLVYVDPSPDYCLRNETTGSLGTQGRLCNKTSEGMDGCELMCCGRGYDQFKSVQVERCHCKFHWCCFVKCKKCTEIIDQYVCK is encoded by the exons GAAGCCCCACTTTGGAAGCTGTCCGTCCCAGGGTACTGGGGCGGACTGAGGCCAACCATGCCCAGCCTGCTGTTGCTGTTCACTGCGGCTCTGCTTTCCAGCTGGGCCCAGCTGCTGACGGATGCCAACTCCTGGTG GTCATTAGCTATGAACCCGGTGCAGAGACCAGAGATGTTTATCATCGGTGCACAGCCTGTGTGCAGTCAGCTTCCTGGGCTCTCCCCTGGCCAGAGAAAATTGTGCCAGTTGTACCAGGAACACATGGCCTACATCGGGGAGGGAGCCAAGACGGGTATTAAGGAGTGCCAGTACCAATTCCGGCAGAGGCGATGGAATTGCAGCACTGTGGACAACACATCTGTCTTTGGCAGAGTCATGCAGATAG GCAGCCGGGAGACCGCCTTCACCTACGCTGTGAGCGCCGCCGGGGTGGTAAATGCCATCAGCCGTGCTTGCCGTGAGGGTGAGCTTTCTACATGTGGCTGCAGCCGGACAGCACGGCCCAAGGACCTCCCCCGGGACTGGCTGTGGGGTGGCTGTGGGGACAATGTGGAGTATGGCTACCGCTTTGCTAAAGAGTTTGTGGATGCCCGGGAGCGGGAGAAGAACTTTGCCAAGGGATCAGAGGAGCAGGGCCGAGTGCTCATGAACTTGCAGAACAACGAGGCAGGTCGAAGG GCTGTGTATAAGATGGCAGATGTAGCCTGCAAATGCCACGGCGTCTCAGGCTCCTGCAGCCTCAAGACCTGTTGGCTTCAGCTGGCTGAGTTCCGCAAGGTGGGGGACCAGCTGAAGGAGAAGTACGACAGCGCAGCTGCCATGCGCATCACCCGAAAGGGCAAGCTGGAGCTGGTCAACAGCCGCTTCAACCAGCCCACCCCAGAGGACCTTGTCTACGTAGACCCCAGCCCTGACTACTGCCTACGCAATGAGACCACAGGTTCCCTGGGCACCCAGGGCCGCCTCTGCAACAAGACCTCAGAGGGCATGGACGGCTGTGAGCTCATGTGCTGTGGCCGTGGCTACGACCAGTTCAAGAGCGTTCAGGTGGAGCGCTGCCACTGCAAGTTCCACTGGTGCTGCTTTGTCAAGTGCAAAAAGTGCACCGAAATCATCGACCAGTATGTCTGTAAATAA
- the Wnt5b gene encoding protein Wnt-5b isoform X2: MPSLLLLFTAALLSSWAQLLTDANSWWSLAMNPVQRPEMFIIGAQPVCSQLPGLSPGQRKLCQLYQEHMAYIGEGAKTGIKECQYQFRQRRWNCSTVDNTSVFGRVMQIGSRETAFTYAVSAAGVVNAISRACREGELSTCGCSRTARPKDLPRDWLWGGCGDNVEYGYRFAKEFVDAREREKNFAKGSEEQGRVLMNLQNNEAGRRAVYKMADVACKCHGVSGSCSLKTCWLQLAEFRKVGDQLKEKYDSAAAMRITRKGKLELVNSRFNQPTPEDLVYVDPSPDYCLRNETTGSLGTQGRLCNKTSEGMDGCELMCCGRGYDQFKSVQVERCHCKFHWCCFVKCKKCTEIIDQYVCK; this comes from the exons ATGCCCAGCCTGCTGTTGCTGTTCACTGCGGCTCTGCTTTCCAGCTGGGCCCAGCTGCTGACGGATGCCAACTCCTGGTG GTCATTAGCTATGAACCCGGTGCAGAGACCAGAGATGTTTATCATCGGTGCACAGCCTGTGTGCAGTCAGCTTCCTGGGCTCTCCCCTGGCCAGAGAAAATTGTGCCAGTTGTACCAGGAACACATGGCCTACATCGGGGAGGGAGCCAAGACGGGTATTAAGGAGTGCCAGTACCAATTCCGGCAGAGGCGATGGAATTGCAGCACTGTGGACAACACATCTGTCTTTGGCAGAGTCATGCAGATAG GCAGCCGGGAGACCGCCTTCACCTACGCTGTGAGCGCCGCCGGGGTGGTAAATGCCATCAGCCGTGCTTGCCGTGAGGGTGAGCTTTCTACATGTGGCTGCAGCCGGACAGCACGGCCCAAGGACCTCCCCCGGGACTGGCTGTGGGGTGGCTGTGGGGACAATGTGGAGTATGGCTACCGCTTTGCTAAAGAGTTTGTGGATGCCCGGGAGCGGGAGAAGAACTTTGCCAAGGGATCAGAGGAGCAGGGCCGAGTGCTCATGAACTTGCAGAACAACGAGGCAGGTCGAAGG GCTGTGTATAAGATGGCAGATGTAGCCTGCAAATGCCACGGCGTCTCAGGCTCCTGCAGCCTCAAGACCTGTTGGCTTCAGCTGGCTGAGTTCCGCAAGGTGGGGGACCAGCTGAAGGAGAAGTACGACAGCGCAGCTGCCATGCGCATCACCCGAAAGGGCAAGCTGGAGCTGGTCAACAGCCGCTTCAACCAGCCCACCCCAGAGGACCTTGTCTACGTAGACCCCAGCCCTGACTACTGCCTACGCAATGAGACCACAGGTTCCCTGGGCACCCAGGGCCGCCTCTGCAACAAGACCTCAGAGGGCATGGACGGCTGTGAGCTCATGTGCTGTGGCCGTGGCTACGACCAGTTCAAGAGCGTTCAGGTGGAGCGCTGCCACTGCAAGTTCCACTGGTGCTGCTTTGTCAAGTGCAAAAAGTGCACCGAAATCATCGACCAGTATGTCTGTAAATAA